A region of Dermochelys coriacea isolate rDerCor1 chromosome 1, rDerCor1.pri.v4, whole genome shotgun sequence DNA encodes the following proteins:
- the LOC119862954 gene encoding C-type lectin domain family 4 member E-like has translation MPQSAPQKPTWRFPWLVSALLLLLCVSLLIALIVTLLKGTGGCEEHKTLPQSSAEWRCALGRAEEKGRVWTCCPMNWEHFQSSCYYFSIDSMNWGDSETNCTGMGSHLVVINTGTEQDFIFNLTKRTVTSMPDKSYYIGLTDQAQEGQWHWVDQTPYNTTAAFWRQNEPSNNNMENCAVMHIATKAHRKNWNDIPCSTIVHRICETAATRF, from the exons ATGCCGCAGAGTGCACCCCAGAAGCCCACCTGGCGATTCCCGTGGTTGGTCTCAGCATTGTTGCTGTtgctgtgtgtctctctcctcaTTGCCCTCATTG TCACTCTACTCAAGGGAACTGGAGGCTGTGAAGAGCACAAGACCCTGCCCCAGAGTTCTGCAGAGTGGCGTTGTGCCCTGGGGAGAGCTGAGGAGAAAG GGCGAGTCTGGACGTGCTGCCCCATGAACTGGGAGCACTTTCAGTCCAGCTGCTATTACTTCTCTATAGACTCCATGAACTGGGGTGACAGTGAGACAAACTGCACAGGGATGGGCTCCCACTTGGTGGTGATCAACACAGGAACTGAGCAG GATTTCATTTTCAATTTGACAAAAAGAACTGTTACATCCATGCCAGACAAGAGTTACTATATCGGCCTGACAGATCAGGCACAGGAAGGCCAGTGGCACTGGGTGGATCAGACTCCATATAACACGACAGCAGC ATTCTGGAGACAAAATGAACCCAGTAATAACAACATGGAGAACTGTGCTGTCATGCATATAGCGACAAAGGCACATAGGAAGAATTGGAATGACATTCCGTGTTCCACCATTGTACATAGAATTTGTGAAACTGCTGCAACACGTTTTTGA